In Gossypium arboreum isolate Shixiya-1 chromosome 5, ASM2569848v2, whole genome shotgun sequence, a single genomic region encodes these proteins:
- the LOC108453815 gene encoding amino acid transporter AVT1C, translated as MKNSVSDHSFYIESDEEDEEKVFIPDENGEEVDGNESDESDSSAENQQQNKPGSYNTSWPQSYRQSIDLYSSVPSPSIGFLGTPTLSRLSSSYLSSSLTRRHTPETLSSATKPLLPTVDDQIEPHRRSSHALLPPIPSRRQSVRLDDKTSSKVSHEISLPQHCSNGQAVLNGINVLCGVGILSTPYAAKEGGWLGLIILFTFALLSFYTGLLLRQCLDSQPGLETYPDIGQAAFGTYGRIALSIILYVELYACCVEYIILEGDNLASLFPNAYVSLGGLVLSPQRLFALMATLAVLPTVWLRDLSVLSYISAGGVVASILAVLCLFWVGLIDQVGFHNKGTTLNIATLPVAVGLYGYCYSGHAVFPNIYTSMANPNKFPSVLIACFAICSLLYAGTAVMGYTMFGEATESQFTLNMPKDLIASKIAVWTTVVNPFTKYALTMSPVAMSLEELIPSTHLKSHIYAIIIRTSLVISTLIVGLTIPFFGLVMSLIGSLLTMLVTLILPPACYLSILRGKVTRIQRTLCIMVITVGVVSSAFGTYSALSKIVENLRS; from the exons ATGAAGAATTCAGTGTCGGATCATAGTTTTTACATCGAGAGcgatgaagaagatgaagaaaaggtTTTTATCCCAGATGAAAATGGTGAAGAAGTTGATGGAAATGAATCTGATGAGTCAGATTCTTCCGCCGAAAATCAACAGCAAAATAAACCCGGTTCCTACAACACTTCATGGCCTCAAAGTTACAG GCAATCCATTGATTTATATAGCAGTGTACCATCGCCGAGCATCGGGTTCTTAGGCACTCCAACACTTTCAAGACTAAGCAGTTCATATCTTTCATCGTCCTTAACCAGACGACACACTCCAGAAACGTTATCTTCTGCGACGAAGCCATTATTGCCAACCGTCGATGATCAAATAGAACCTCATAGGCGAAGCTCTCACGCCTTGCTACCTCCGATCCCGTCGAGGAGACAATCCGTAAGATTAGATGATAAGACATCATCCAAAGTCTCGCATGAAATATCACTCCCTCAACATTGCTCTAACGGTCAAGCTGTTCTAAATG GGATTAATGTACTATGTGGAGTGGGGATCCTATCAACCCCATATGCAGCTAAAGAAGGAGGATGGTTAGGGCTTATAATATTATTCACATTTGCACTGCTTTCATTCTACACTGGGTTGCTCTTGCGCCAATGCCTTGATAGTCAACCTGGCCTTGAAACTTACCCTGATATTGGTCAAGCTGCTTTTGGTACTTATGGTAGAATCGCCCTCTCT ATAATTTTATACGTGGAGTTATAT GCTTGCTGTGTTGAGTATATAATTTTAGAGGGTGATAACTTGGCATCTTTATTCCCAAATGCATACGTTAGtttaggtggattggtgttgagcCCGCAACGTCTGTTTGCTTTGATGGCAACCCTTGCTGTGCTCCCCACTGTTTGGCTCAGAGACCTCAGTGTTCTTAGTTATATTTCTG CTGGCGGTGTGGTGGCATCAATCTTGGCAGTACTTTGCTTATTTTGGGTTGGTTTGATTGACCAAGTTGGGTTCCATAACAAAGGGACAACCTTAAACATTGCTACTCTTCCTGTTGCTGTTGGACTTTATGGTTACTGCTATTCAGGACATGCTGTTTTTCCCAACATCTATACTTCAATGGCAAACCCTAATAAATTCCCTTCCGTCCTTATTGCCTG TTTCGCAATATGTTCATTGTTGTACGCTGGAACTGCAGTTATGGGCTACACGATGTTTGGAGAAGCAACGGAATCACAGTTCACTCTTAATATGCCTAAAGATCTCATTGCTTCCAAGATTGCAGTGTGGACTACG GTAGTCAACCCATTTACCAA GTATGCACTAACAATGTCACCAGTGGCAATGAGTCTTGAAGAGTTGATTCCATCAACCCATCTTAAGTCTCATATCTATGCAATCATAATTAGAACATCGCTTGTGATCTCGACCTTGATTGTTGGTCTCACCATCCCATTCTTTG GATTGGTAATGTCATTGATCGGATCTTTGCTCACAATGCTTGTG ACCTTAATACTTCCTCCTGCTTGTTATTTAAGCATCTTGAGGGGTAAAGTAACTCGTATTCAG AGAACACTTTGTATTATGGTTATTACAGTGGGAGTAGTTTCATCAGCTTTTGGAACATACTCAGCACTCTCCAAGATTGTTGAGAATTTGAGAAGCTAA